GCGCATTCAAAGACCTAATTAATCCATACATTGTGAGACACTCAGCATTTGAACAATACCCAACCGCACCTGATCTTTCCTGATTTATACCGGTCCGCTGATACTAGGCGCAAGCCACGAATAATGGAACGTAGTGGACTTCAAAAATGTataatgaagaaaaatataGCAAGTATATTTCTCAGAAAAACTAGGATACAATTAGCACTGAGCAGCGAGTATTTTAATTATTGTGTCAACTAAGGATATGCGGGCGTGGAGCTCACCAAATACGTCTATCTGCTGTGTATGGACTACACTCGATCATTAGTAGTGGAAGGCTAATTATTAAAAATCCTGATGTGCATTCTACTGACTCTCGGAATGTATGAAGTGGTCGTGTTGACAGATACTTAGGAGAATTTGATGCATACATACCAACGAAATGAGCTGGGAGCAAGAAAGATCAGATGGATAACTGCGGACGGACTTGTGGCTTCAATGCTTTCTCTTCTATAATCGACACCACCAAAAAACCGTTAAAAATGAGCGCTGGTCAGCAGAAGCAGATTTCACGGACTAGAGGTTCCCCGTTGTCTTTATGTGGTATCGAAGACGTGAAGAAACATCCATCCTGCTTCGATTTGTGGCAAGGCACGAAATGTGCGGAATAAACCACCGATATGATGTCTTTGGAGCTCCACTGTGCAGACTCAGTACATCAATCACGCATATAAAACAACCAACCTTGCAAGTCGGCTACATCCAAATAGAATAATATAATAAAATTTGAAGAGAAACGACCGACCGTCTCACATTACACACTTCCAACgagcaagaaaaaagataCACGAACCTAATTACGGCGACTTGAAAGCATAAAGgggaaaaaaggaaagaagaacagCGACCGGCATACATACCGATGAGCGTCGAAAGTGTGTATTGCACTGGCTTGTCTGCAAGTATTTGTCACGATAACTCCCAAAGGCAAAGTAACGTTAAGCATAAAGACAAGCAAAGGGTTTTGGATGACAGGACGGACTGATAGGCCTTCGAATGGACCGTGGAAGGCAAGAAACAGCAACGACTGTCATCAGAAGTGGGGCGAGATCAACGAACGTAGTTGAGGTTAAAACTAGACAGACAGACCTCAGCGCAATTACAAGAAATCTTCTGCTCTGGCACGTTTCTTCCCACGTGACTCATCGGCCTGAGGAGATGGATTTTCAGCTAATTTTGCGCAGAAATACTTTGGATGAATAGCTCGATGTTCGTCCTAGAATTGAATGTGTGAGTATGACGCTATGAAAAGGCGTTGAACTACGACATACAGGTGAGAAGTTGGCATCCTTGAATTTGAGGTCCGTTGGCTTTTTGAATTCGGGGTTGGTCTGCAGTATTGCACCATTGGGCAAGGACAGTACTGGTTGGCGTGTTCTTTCTTCTACACGAGGAGGTTCCGATGCTGTTTGAGGTGTTTGTGATGATGAAGGTGGCAATGGTGTACCTTGGGGTGGAACACCTGCGGTGGACGCATTCTGTGATATTTGCGCCGGAACAAActggggaggaggaagaggagaaaaactTGGAGCACCCGGAAGGGCCGGGGGTGCACCTGGAATTCCGGGAGGTGGAATAAATGGTGGCTGTCCGGGGAATGGGGGCCTAGCAAGACCTGGGGGGAAAGGAGGTGCAGCAGGAGGGAAACCAGGAGGCACAGGGAACCCAGGAGGAGGACTACGTAACAGTATCAGTGATATGTTGGCCATGTTGACATTCTAAACTTACCCGGGGGGAAAGCCTGGCATAAAGGGCGGGAAAGGCGGGGGAGCTCCAAAGCCAGGAGGTGGTGACGGACCGCCAGGAAAGAAACCAGGTGGAGGAACAGGGGGGCTTCCTGCCAAAGGAGGTGGAATCGGAGGGGTGGCATATGTTTGAGGTGCACCATATACAGCAGGACCAGAGCTTGTTTCCACCGGGGTCGTTGTTTCCTGGGTACTCAGCCCCATCAGTGCCTTGTGCTCTGCAAGTTGACGGCGTagttcttcttcagaaaGAGGGCGATTTTCGACCTTGGCTCTTTTTGGAGGTGGTTGGGAAATCGAACCCGCAGACAGCCCAAGTTCGATCTCTTTGCGGCGCTTGTAATCAGCGACATCTGGTGCAGGTATTCCCTCCATCCCAAAAATCTCGACGTCATATCCATCTCGACCAGGTAGTGCATTTTCAATACGCGGAAGGCTACGCGAATGTCAGATTTGGTCGACAATGACAAACTATAGAACTTGATAAGAGATACTCACTTCTCAGGCTCAAGTTTGTGAACTTGTTGGATGTGCACTGCCAATCCTCCCGCTGTATTTAGCCTCCTTGGACACATGTTACACTTGAAGTGCTTGGCTTTCTGGTGCTGCATCAAAACTTGTTTGAAAACGTTAGAAGCATCGAGAAGTAGCTTCAAAATCACAAACTCACctttttcatcttcaaatTCACGCTCGCAGTACCAACACCATGGCCGGATGATCTGATATACTGTCAGTAGAAGCTAAGATATTTTATAGCATTTGCAAACCTGTttattcttcttttttgccaTTGAATAAAGTCGATGAGGTCGTGATGAGAGTTTCGGACAAGATGCGAGACGACACGAGTGTGGGAAATGCTTCGGCTGACTTCGTATATCGGCAAGAGCCGTAAAAGAAATGCTGACAAAGCCAAAGTAATTCCCAACAAGAAGTTTTAGTCGAATAGTTACGCCAAATCAGTATCACTGCTGGATACATCAAATTA
This Psilocybe cubensis strain MGC-MH-2018 chromosome 3, whole genome shotgun sequence DNA region includes the following protein-coding sequences:
- a CDS encoding BUB3-interacting and GLEBS motif-containing protein ZNF207; translated protein: MAKKKNKQIIRPWCWYCEREFEDEKVLMQHQKAKHFKCNMCPRRLNTAGGLAVHIQQVHKLEPENLPRIENALPGRDGYDVEIFGMEGIPAPDVADYKRRKEIELGLSAGSISQPPPKRAKVENRPLSEEELRRQLAEHKALMGLSTQETTTPVETSSGPAVYGAPQTYATPPIPPPLAGSPPVPPPGFFPGGPSPPPGFGAPPPFPPFMPGFPPGPPPGFPVPPGFPPAAPPFPPGLARPPFPGQPPFIPPPGIPGAPPALPGAPSFSPLPPPQFVPAQISQNASTAGVPPQGTPLPPSSSQTPQTASEPPRVEERTRQPVLSLPNGAILQTNPEFKKPTDLKFKDANFSPDEHRAIHPKYFCAKLAENPSPQADESRGKKRARAEDFL